From Thalassospiraceae bacterium LMO-JJ14:
TTCACAACGCCCACCAAATCTGGATTAATTCGCCGGTTTTTCGGCTTCGGCCGGGAACATTTCCGGCATCGCCTGTTTGAAGGCATCGCGGGCCTTGATAGCCTTTGGATATCCCCGTTCGGCGGCACGGTTGATCCAGTCGAAGGCCGTCTTCAGGTCCTGCGCCACACCTTTGCCCTCGTAATACAGGAAACCGAGGTTGTATTGCGCCTGGGTATGGCCGCTTTCGGCCGCGCGCTCGAACCACTTTGCCGCGTTGGCAAAATCCTGTCCGCCGGTCTGGCCTGTATAGTTCATGATCCCGAGGTTGTATTGCGCGCCGACATGACCGGCTTCGCCGGCTTTCATGAAGAACTGCGCCGCCTTGCCGAAATTCTGCTCGACGCCGTCTCCGTTATAGTATTTCAGGCCTTGCTGATAATCGGCCTCGCCGGGGCGCTGTTCTTCGGCAGCGGGTGGCGGTGGGGGAGCGTCGGTTGGCGCAGCTTCGCTGCTTGCGGGCAGGGATGCCTGTTCGCCCATGGCGGCGGGCTCGGCTGGCGGCTGCTCTGTTGTGGCGGCGCCATGTTGTGCATCCGGCATGCTTCCCGCCAGCGGCTGTTCACTGACGGCAGTGACCGGTACGGGGGCGGGTGCCCCTTCCATCGCGGGGGTGCCGTTGCCGATTGCAGACATCGCGGGAGCGGCGTTCATCGGTTCGGTGGGCGCAGCTTCGGGCTTGGCCGTTGCGGGTGCTGTTGATGCCATTTCAGTGGGCGTAGTTTCCGGCATCGTTGCGGGCATGGGGGGCACAGCCGCAGGTTTATCGGCCGGCATTCCCGGTTTTGCCTCGTTGGCAGGCATGCGTGTGATATTTTCCGGCGGCGGAGGAATACGCATCACGACGCGTGGCGTGCGGTTGGTTGGGGAAAAATTCATGATGTCGTTAATTTTTGTCCGGAACCAATAGACAAAGGTATCGCTTTTCTCGCTGACCGTATCGATCGTGTCGTGTTTGATGCCGAGCAGCGTATCGGCCGCACCGCCTGTCGTATTTTTGATCAGCTCGTCATCAAGCACCAGCACGGCAACATAGGTCAGTGCCGAAAGTCCCAGCAAGCTGAGGATCAGGTACTTGGCGATTTTCTCGATCACATTGTTTCCGTTCGAAAAAGTGCGAATCTGCAGATAAGCGTAGCCGCCTTTTGAAACAGTTTCCATAGCCTCGGTAAATTCGTGGACAGCGATCCTTGTAACTCATTCGCAGATGCGCTACGCACCCCAGCGAGAAATAAAGACAAGACGGAATTCCTTGATATGGAGAGTATGATGTCCGACCAAATCCGTGCCTCGCATATTCTGGTGTCGACCGACACCCGCAGCAAAGATGATGCAAAAGCGGAATCCGAAGCGCTGCACAAAAAAATTTCCGACGGCGCCGATTTTGCCGATATCGCGCGGGAAGCTTCCGATTGCCCTTCTGGAAAGAGTGGCGGCGATCTGGGGCAATTCGGGCGCGGCGTCATGGTACCTGAATTCGAACAGGCGGCCTTTGATCTTGAGGTTGGTGCGCTTAGCGGCCTGGTTGAAACCGATTTCGGTTACCACCTGATTCTGCGGACGGAATAATCCCCGGCGTTTACTTGCGGATTATGTGATTACAGGGGCGTCCGGTTGATACTGGCCGTCCCTGTCTTCTATCTCGAGAACCCAGATGTCCGGGTCGTTCTTGACCCGGCGTTCGATATATTGCTCCACATCAGGGTCGGGTATCGGTTCGGCGCCGTTGCGCGACATCCAGACCTGACGGCCTTCGGCGTCACGCGACTGCGATAGCAGCACGGAACTCCCGTCCAGCCGGTCGAGACGGATCAGAATGCTGCCGGCATCCGGATCGCCACGGCGGCGCACCACGGCGGGAAGCGCCATAATGCCACACATCCGGATTTGCGCCGATACCCAGATCGACGCCTTAACTCTCGGTTCTTCCAAGGAATTTCCCCATACCGGCCAAAACGGATGCATCGACGACTACCCAGTGTGACTCGCATACCGTAATTCACTATAATATCAGTAGATGGACGGCTCAATCTGCACGGTAAGTGTGCTTTCGGAGTTGAGGCGCATTGGTCTTTGAAGAAGACAAAGTACCCCGAAAACTGCGTAGCGAAGCGGAAGATATTTCGCGCTTCCGCGACTATGCCGATGCCGATGCGGACTGGTTCTGGGAACTCGATCCGAATTATCGCTTCGCTATTGTTTCAATGCGCCGTGAGGGGCGGTCCTCGGTTCGCGAATTCGACCTCCTTGGAAAAACGCCTTGGGAATTCGCCGATGCGGATCCTGACAGTGATCATGAATGGGCTGCGTTCGTCGACAGACTCCAACGCCGTGAGTCATTTCGCGATTTTCGGATATCGTTACGCCAGAAGTCCGGCGGCCTCGTTTATTGGCGCCTCAGCGGCAAACCCGTTCTGGGCGCTGATGGCATGTTTTTTGGTTACCGCGGGATCGCCACGGACGAGACCGTGGATGCGATCCGCCGCACCCAGCAGGAAACTCTCGCCGCCGATTATCAGCTGACACTGGAATCCATGAGTGAGGGCGTGGCGTATTTTGACGACCGCCAGCGCCTCAGTTTCACCAATCCGGCATTCAGGAATCTGTTGCCGTTGCCGAGTGAGCTCTTTCAGGTCGGGACCAGCTACAGCAATTTGATCGCGTGTCTGGCGCCGTTGATTTCCGAAGACCGCCGTAAGGCGTCGCAAATTCGCCGTGTCCTTGGTCATGGTTTGATCGATTGGCATTTTCAGGATGGCCGTAAACTTGGCGGTGAGATGCGGGCCCTGCCGTCGGGACGGTACATCTTGGTCGTCAACGAGGTTGCCGAGGCCACGGGGGCTGGTGCTCAACCGAAGGGCGGCCTTTTTTATGATACGCTTGAGGTCTCCAAGCAGGCATTCATAACGCTTGTGAGAGGTACGGTTGTTTTCGCCAATCAGGCGGCGGCGGATACATTCGGTTGCTCAATCGGTGAAATGCTGGGCCGCAAGGTTTGGGATTTCATTCATCCCGATGACCGTGAACGCTTGGATCACTTCAACGCCGACAAGCACAACGGGATGAATGCCCCGGAATCCTCTAAGGCACAGGCAATTCGCGCCGATGGTGAAAATTTGTGCCTGGAATTTTTTGTGTACGACGGCCTATGGAACGGCCAGCAGGCGACGCAGGTATTTATGCAGGACCGCACGGCAGAGCAGCTTGCCGAACAGGCGCTGATCGGCAGTGAGCAGAAATACAGAAACCTGATCGATGGCTCCATTCAGGGCATGTTCGTGCACCACGATTGGGAAATCCTCTATGCCAACGATACGGCGGCACAGATTTTCGGTTACGAAGTGGATGACTTCATTGGCCGTAGCGTTCTCGATCTTGTTTCGCCGCAAGAGCGCGGCGTGATTGCGGACATCCGCCGGCGTCGTCTTGCCGGTGACCAGGATGTGCCTGAACGATATGAATTTTCAGGTGTACAGGCCAATGGCTCGAAAGTCGTTGTGGAGATTTTTTCAAGGCTTGTGGAATGGGAAGGTCATACGGCCATCCAGGCGACGCTGATGGATATTACGCGGCGCCGGGAAATCGAACAGAATCTCATCACCGCCAAGGAAGCCGCGGAAAAGGCGGACCGTTCGAAAACGGAATTTCTCGGCAATATGTCACACGAACTGCGTACGCCGCTGAACGCCATCATCGGATTTTCACAGTTGATCCGGGACAAGATCATGGGCGATCTGAATCCGCATTATGTCGATTATGCGGGCTCGATCCATGCATCGGGGATGCATCTTCTGGAAGTCGTCAATGATCTGCTGGATGTCGCTTCCATCGAAAGCGGGGCGATGGTGTTGAGTGAGGACGATGTCGAACTGGCGGTCGTGATCAGGTCCTGTGAACGAATGCTGCGTACCCGTGTGCAAAAGGCTGAGCTTTTGATCTCGGTGGATATTTCTGAAAAGGGAATGTCGGTGCGGGGTGATCCAAGGCGGTTGAAGCAGATTCTCATCAACCTCGTCAATAATGCCATCAAGTTCACACGTCCCGGCGGGCATATCATCGTGCGTGCCTATCATAACGACATCGGCGAGCCGGTTCTGGAAGTTGAAGACAGCGGTATCGGAATTTCCAAAGAGGACCAGAAGATCATCTTCGATGCGTTCATTCGCGTAAAATCAGCCTTTGTCAGCGAACGCGAAGGCACCGGTCTTGGTCTGCCGCTTGTGCATGCCCTGACGGAACTGCACGGGGGGCGCATTACACTGGAAAGCGCCATCGGCAAGGGGACGAAAATCGCCGTAATTCTGCCGAAAGAGCGCATGTTGCGGACGGGATTCAGATAATTTTTCCACTTTAGATCCCTGATCCAAAAGAATTTTCATAAAAATCTGCAAGGTTGTGACCGGGGTCACTGTGAAAAGCGTTAACCATCGCTATGTTGACGATGATATTCACTTCTTCTCCTTCACCGGGCCGACGGGTCCGGTGTTTTTTTTATGCCGGTGCGGCGATGACACGGCCGGCTTTGATCAGGGTCCGGTGCGCCGGTCTCGACACGACCGCGTCTGCGACGTTTTCAGCATCGATCAAAACCAGATCCGCCCGGCACCCGAGGCCGGGGCCATGTCTGTCCAGACCCATCACCCGCGCGCCGCCCTGCGTAGACATTTCGAGGGCGAAAGCGAGTTCGTCATCGCGCCGGTAGTTTGAGCGATAGGCGAGCAACATGGCGCGCTCGAGCATGTCGGCATTGCCGAACGGCGTCCAGACATCGCGGACACCGTCGGAACCGGCAGCGGCCCGGATATTTCGTGTGCGCATTTCATCGAGCGGCGGAAACGGTTTGTACCCGGGCGCAGAGGTGATCACGGCAACGTCGAGTGCGGCGATCCGGTCCATCAACGACTGCATGCGGGATTCGCTGACCATGCCGATGCAAAATCCGTGGCTGACCGTGACGCGTCCCTGCAGGGCATATGCATCGACCGCATCCAGAATCAGATCAAGTGTGTCCGCGCCTGTCTCGCCTTCCTCATGATGGTGAATGTCAATGCCGGCCCCGGTGCGTTCAGCGATATCGAAAATGGTCCGGATATGGGCCTTGGCATCGCCATCGATAACCTGTGGGTCTATACCCCCGACAAGATCGACGCCCAGTTTTATGGCGGTTTCCATCAGCTCGGCGGTGCCGGGGCGGCGTATGATGCCAGTCTGTGGAAAAGCGACAAGCTGAATGTCCACACGGTCCGCGTATTCGGTTTTGATGCGAAGCAGAGTTTCTACATTCGATAGCCCGAGGTCGGGGTCGATATCGACATGGCTGCGGATCGCCGCAGTGCCGTTCATCATGGCCTGAGCGATCAGCTTTTCCGCCTGGCGGGCGGTGTCGGCGCCAAGCTCGGCCCGCGCCGTGCGTTCGTTGGCAATTTTCTCGGCCAGGCTTTTGCCTGCCGAATGTGCGCGCCAGGGCAAACCCCATAGCGTCTTGTCGAGGTGCATATGCGCATCGACGAAAGCCGGCAGCACCAGTGCACCGGCGCCGTCCAGATGATCGGCATCGTCGATGCCTTCCATGACCATGACCCCGTCGGCGATATGTATGTCGCAGGCGGCACCGCCCATGGGACGGACATTGCGAATGCTGAGGTTGTTCATAGAGCGGTTACTCCTTAATTGCACACTAACCAAACCACCGGGCACGTTCCAGCGGCACAAAACAACGTCTGTCTGCGCAGGTCGTGTCTGGATAAAACTTTTCCGGGCGTGATAGGATCACGCCGAACAACGGGGGACACCCTTCACGTGAGCAGCATTCTTGAGCGGTTTTCCGACCACACCCGGCGGATTTTCTCGCGCCATCGCGGCCGGGCCTTCCTTGAAGGCGCCATGGCGGCGTCGGCGCTTGTCGCGCTGGCGGATGGCGATGCATCGCTTGAAGAGGGGGCCGAGGTCGGCCGATTGATGCGGGTTCTGGATGTGCTGCGCGATCATCACCCCGAACAGGGCGTGGAGAGCTATCTGCGTTATATCGACACGCTGCGCAAAAACCCGGCCGAGGCCGAGGATGTCCGTCAAAAGGTCAAAGCGGCCGCCGGCACGGATCTGGAAGCGGCGGCGCTGCTGGTCGTGGTCTGCCATGCGATCAGCGAGGCGGACGGTATCGTCAGGGTAAGCGAGATAGAAGAAATCGAACGCCTTTCAAAAATGCTCGGTGTTACGGCCGAGAGCGCGATCAATCTGATCGCTCCACAAGAAACAATCGCATAAATACCGGGAGAGACATGACCATGAGCGACTATCAAGGACCCTTATCGCGCTTTACCGTACTGGATCTGACGCGGGTTCGTTCGGGACCGACGGCGGTGCGTCAGTTCGCCGACTGGGGTGCCAATGTCATCAAGATCGAAGCACCTGAAGCGGTCGATACGGCCAAAGGTATGGGGGGTGCCAGAAGCGGCCCGGATTTCCAGAGCATCCACCGCAACAAGCGGTCGCTGACGCTGAATCTGAAGGAACCGGAAGCCCTCGGGATTTTTCTGAAAATGGTCGAAACCGCAGATGTGGTGGTGGAAAACTTCCGTCCTGATGTGAAGGCACGCCTTGGCGTTGCCTATGACGACCTGAAAAAGGTCAACAAGGGGATCGTTTTGCTGTCGATCTCCGGCTTCGGCCAGGACGGTCCATACGAAAAGCGGCCCGGGTTCGACCAGATCGCCCAGGGCATGGGCGGATTGATGTCGATTACCGGCGCTCCCGGCGAAGGGCCGATGCGGGCCGGCATCCCGGTCGCCGATCTGACGGCTGGGATGTATGGCGCCATGGGCGTGCTGACGGCGCTTCTGGAGCGCGAGGTTTCGGGCGAAGGACAGTGGGTGCAGACGTCACTGTTGCAGGCCATGGTGGCGATGCTCGATTTTCAGGCGGCGCGCTATCTGATCAAGGGCGAGGTCGCGGGACAAGCCGGCAATAACCATCCGACCTCGATCCCGACCGGGGTTTTCAAGACGTCGGATGGATACATCAACATCGCCGCCGCCGGCGATCAGATGTGGGACCGCATCTGTACCCTGTTCGGCGATGACGAGATCACCAACAATCCGGACTTCGCGACCGGCGAGTTGCGTTCTGAAAACCGAGATGCCGTCAACGCGGCGCTCGAAAAGCACACCGTCACCTTTACCTCTGACGGCTTGATCGAGGCTTTGATCGAGGCCAGTGTACCGTGCGGACCGATCAATACGATCGACAAGATTTTCGCCGACCCGCAGGTCAATCATCTGAACCTGCGCCACCCGGTCGAAAGCAAAACACTCGGCAAGATGGATCTGCTGGCGCAGGCGGTGGTCCTGTCGCGCTTCGATCCGCGAACCGGGATGGCAACGCCGGAACGAGGTGAGCACACGGACGATATCCTCAAGGAATACGGCTACGATGACGCACAAATCGCCGCATTCCGCGACAAGATCGTCGTTTGAACAGATGAGCGAGCACGGTTTCGACCTGACCCGGCGTGAGACGTTCAGCGATTTCACGCCGGTAACCATCCGGTTTTCCGATCAGGACAGCATGGGTCACGTCAACAATGTGTCCTTCGGGGCATATATTGAAGCGGCGCGGACCATGCTGGTTCAGGGCCTCCTTGATCAATTCGATCATCCCGATCTGGATTTCATCCTCGCCCGCGTCGTCATCGATTACCTGCGCGAATTGCATTATCCCGGCACGGTCGACGTCGGGGCGAGGCTGATCAGGATTGGAACGAAATCCCTGACATCCGGATATGGTGTCTTCAAGGGAGACGTATGCGTCGCGACATCGGAAAGCGTCAACGTTTTCTATGACATGAAGTCGCGTTCCTCCGTCGTGCCGCCGCTGGAAGTGCAGGAAGCGGTTCGGCGCAAAATTGCCGGATAGTGCGAATTATTCCGCCCGTCCTTGCATAGGAATAACAGCAAGGCGTCAACGGGCCTTTGCCGTGACCACCATCGCGGGTATCCTCGCAATGGTTGAGTCATGAACAGACGGAATATGGGGCGCGGATGTCGACGGCACTGGAGAATCTCAATCTGGAAGAAGGCAAGAGCGACACGCTCAGGGCCGTATTCGCAGGGATTGCCGAAGCCACTTCCGCAGATGGTGGTCCGCGCTATTCCGCGAAGGTCAGCCGCGAGCTGGCGCGAATTATCGTCTGCCGCAGTTATGCAAAACCGCTTTTGGAATTGTCGCATCTTTTGGTTGCGGCATCGGCAGGCCCCAGCCGGTACGAGGATCTGTTCTGGGGAATGCCGCGTGCCAGTGCGGGGGACTTTCGCCGCGCGTTCATGGCGCTGGATAACAGGAATGCGGATGTCTGGATAAGCGACAATGGGGTGCGTTACGAAGACGGTAATGGCGGTTTTCAGATATCCTATGGGCGGATGCCGTTGCTGGCGGCGCTATTGGAATTCATGGTCATGACCGTCGGTTATCCCGAGCTTGAGGGCATGACGGATACTTTGCGTCAACGAGATGTGGACAGTGAAGCTGTCCTCGATGCGGCACGCGCCCTGCAGCGTGGTCTTTATTCATATCTCAAGGCGCACCTGCCGGCCGTGCAGCGCCAGCGCCGCGAGCGGCATTTCCTGACCTATACGGATGCCCATGCGGGAAACCGTACCGGGACCGAGGCCATCAACGACGATGTGGTGCTGGGATACTGGCAGACATATGCCGATTCTGACGAGATCGACGCCAAGACTTTCCGCGCCGTCTACGATACGGCCCGGAAACTGATTTCAGCCCTTGATGCCGCGCAGGAGCGACTTTCGGGGGCCTATGCAAAATCCATTGGCACGGATGTCGAGGCTGGCGAAGTCGACCCTGCGGACATGGAACGCGTGGTCGGTGCGCTTGACGAAGACGATGGGCCGCTTTTACGCCTGATTGAAATCTGTGATGAAAATGTGAAGTTCGTTAACGTGAACGAGGCCGAGACCCTGTCCGATTTGCCGCTCGGCGATGCAACGGCCAGGCGCATTCCGGTATCGGTACTGCGCAACGCCGTGTTCGGCGCGGTACAACTGCGGATCAGCACGGCCTTGCGGCGCGGCAATATACCCAGGTCCGGCCTTCTCCCGGATGGGCAGGGGTATTACCTGGAAAGGCTGCAAGCCTACGCCGACATCATCGCCGGCACGGAAAGATTGGCGTTGGCGGCGCTATGGGCGCTGCATCAATCCGCTCGCATCGAAGCCGTTGAACTTGCCCTCGCGCTTGCGCCGGATATCAACTGGGGACATCTGACCCCGCCGCAAACCGAAGCCGGCGGTGAAGATGTCGTGGATTTGGCGGCCATGGCGGCTGCGCGACAGTTCTTTGCCCTGTCGGCGGATGCCAAGGGCGACGAGATTCCGGCGCTGCTGTCCGACGCCCGGCGCGCGTGGCGAAGTGTCAACCGGACCGGGTTTCGCGATGAGGCGGACGAAGAGACCCTTGATATCATGGCGGCTGGCGTGCCGGAGGTGTTGCGTCTGATCCAGTCCGTTCACCGCATACTTGGCCGTGAATTGGGTATGGTCGATTGGACCGCCTTTGAAACCTCGGACATCGGCACCTTTGCGGCGATGTTCGATAAACTGTATGACCTTGGAGAGGAGGCGGATAGCCATGCCTGCTGACGATCCTGTCCGGAAACTGGCCCTCGCCGCGCTTGATGCCGATGCGCAGGCGCGCGATCTGCTTGATGCATCTGCCGCAACCGCGACGCGTCTCGCAGTTTCGGTGCTGTATCGTTACGCAAGTGACCTGAGCTACGAGCTTTCCCCCGCCGATGCGCAAAAACTGGCATCGGACGATGCCGCACAGGCGGATCTCGCCGGTCTGATCGCAGCCAACGCTTTTGCCTATATGCCGCGGCAGGCGGCGGCGGCATCCGGGGCGGTCTCGCGCCGCGAGAGCGGGACGGCGGTACTTACCTTAACGCCGTCACAAGCGGAACCGGGGCAGGTTTATCTGGGCATCGAACTTTTTGATCCGGAAGCGCCGCCGCCGGTGCATCTGTTCATCAGGCACGCCGATGGCCCGTGGCGCCGTATTCAGTTGCCGCCCTTCAGCGGCGCCAGGGCACAAATGTTACTCGATGCGACAGGTGAAACCGCCTCTGCGCTGGCGGATCCCGAGACGGAGGTTTATCTCCGTTGAACGGTGCCGCATTTTTTATTCTGACGACAGAAGGCCCGGTCGCGATTCAACGCATCAGCGAAGAAGATCCGGCCGTCCGTTCCGTCATCTGCCTCGACGGACTAACGCAGATTCTGCCGATCAGTGCGTCTTATGAAGCGTTCGTTCGCAGTCCCGCCGGTGTGATCGAACGGATGACCGGACACGGCGCTTATCGGATGGATGTTGCGGCAAGGATCGACGAAGGCCGATCATGGCAGCTAGCGGCATTTCTTGCTCATGCGGCCCGGCTGAAAGGCGGGGCGGGGGAGATTACGGTTTTTGCCACCGGCGAAGTCGACAGCGCGCTTGCAGTGCGCCCGGTCGAACATGTCGATCTGAAACTGAAGGCGCTGGCACGGTTCCTTGCGGACAATGAAATCGCATCTGAAAAAGCGGTTGTCCTGGTGCCGGATAGCACGGCCGATCTCCCGGATCAGATTGCAGGCATTCCGCTCAGAAAGCTCAGCAGCATTCCCGAAGCGTTGCAAGTGACGGGGATTGAAATGCCGCCGCCATCGCAGGGGCGTGGCGCTGGTGACGCAGGTGCCACCCTGGCGCGGCGCCAGCGGACACGGACGCTGCCATTTCTGTTTGCCGCAGCTTTGATCGCGGCCGCTCTTTTCTGGGTTGGCGGAGACTTCGCCCGCTGGTCGGCTTTATTTGAACAGGGCCGGATACTCGAGCTTGAACAGGATATGGCAAAGGCCGGAGAAGACGGTTTCGGGCGTCTGCGAGCGGACGCATACAGGGTGTGGCGCGACTTATCGAAACCTGGGGAGGTGCCTGATCTTTCCGGCGCGCTGTTTGTCACCGAGCAGTTTGCGGATTGCGCCGATACGTCGAAGCGACGAAAACGACCGATGACACCGGTGTTCAAGGAAGCCGGCACCGTCTGCATGGTGGAAATCCGCGGCGTTGCCGCTGGCGGCGCGGTGCTGATCGGCAGGCTTGCTTACTGGCCGGATGGCCTTGGTCAGGGCGAGCGGTCGGCGCGGACAATGCGCGGCAGCCAAGAACCCTCGGGTCGCACCTGGACGCTGGAATTCGACAATCCACCACAACCGGGCGCGGCATTGCGGCTCGTCGTTATTTCCGGTGCGGTTGATGTTCGCGGATCGCAACCGTGGTATCAGGACCTGTTGGCCGCCCCCCTCGACAGCGCGGTCTTTAACGCCGCCCAGGAGCGGTTGACAAGCCTCGGCTTCGAAGTGACGGCGCTGGACTGGCAGCGTCAGTGAGGCTGCCTTGGGCCGCCGGTCAGGCTTTTTGCAGGACGAACTGGCCGACGTCGATGGCGCCCGATCTGAAACCGGCTTGGCAATAGGCGAGATAATATTCCCATAACCGGCGGAAGCGCTCGTCGAAGCCGTGCCGTCTTATTTCGGGCCAGGCCCCGGTGAACCTGGACTGCCATTCGCCAAGTGTTTGCGCGTAACTTTGACCGAAAAAGAATGCATCCTTCAGATCCAGCCCGCCCAGGCGGGCGTTTTCGCGGAAGGCCTCGACGGAAGGCAGCATGCCGCCCGGGAACACATAACGCTGGATGAAATCCGCTTTAATGCGATAGCTGTCGAAGCGGTTCTCATGGATGGTGATCACCTGCAGCGCGGCGCGGCCGTGATCGGCAAGGCGGTTGCGCAGCCCGGCAAAAAAATGCGGCCAGTTGTTCTCGC
This genomic window contains:
- a CDS encoding CaiB/BaiF CoA-transferase family protein, with the protein product MSDYQGPLSRFTVLDLTRVRSGPTAVRQFADWGANVIKIEAPEAVDTAKGMGGARSGPDFQSIHRNKRSLTLNLKEPEALGIFLKMVETADVVVENFRPDVKARLGVAYDDLKKVNKGIVLLSISGFGQDGPYEKRPGFDQIAQGMGGLMSITGAPGEGPMRAGIPVADLTAGMYGAMGVLTALLEREVSGEGQWVQTSLLQAMVAMLDFQAARYLIKGEVAGQAGNNHPTSIPTGVFKTSDGYINIAAAGDQMWDRICTLFGDDEITNNPDFATGELRSENRDAVNAALEKHTVTFTSDGLIEALIEASVPCGPINTIDKIFADPQVNHLNLRHPVESKTLGKMDLLAQAVVLSRFDPRTGMATPERGEHTDDILKEYGYDDAQIAAFRDKIVV
- a CDS encoding DUF1491 family protein — its product is MEEPRVKASIWVSAQIRMCGIMALPAVVRRRGDPDAGSILIRLDRLDGSSVLLSQSRDAEGRQVWMSRNGAEPIPDPDVEQYIERRVKNDPDIWVLEIEDRDGQYQPDAPVIT
- a CDS encoding amidohydrolase — encoded protein: MNNLSIRNVRPMGGAACDIHIADGVMVMEGIDDADHLDGAGALVLPAFVDAHMHLDKTLWGLPWRAHSAGKSLAEKIANERTARAELGADTARQAEKLIAQAMMNGTAAIRSHVDIDPDLGLSNVETLLRIKTEYADRVDIQLVAFPQTGIIRRPGTAELMETAIKLGVDLVGGIDPQVIDGDAKAHIRTIFDIAERTGAGIDIHHHEEGETGADTLDLILDAVDAYALQGRVTVSHGFCIGMVSESRMQSLMDRIAALDVAVITSAPGYKPFPPLDEMRTRNIRAAAGSDGVRDVWTPFGNADMLERAMLLAYRSNYRRDDELAFALEMSTQGGARVMGLDRHGPGLGCRADLVLIDAENVADAVVSRPAHRTLIKAGRVIAAPA
- a CDS encoding tellurite resistance TerB family protein, giving the protein MSSILERFSDHTRRIFSRHRGRAFLEGAMAASALVALADGDASLEEGAEVGRLMRVLDVLRDHHPEQGVESYLRYIDTLRKNPAEAEDVRQKVKAAAGTDLEAAALLVVVCHAISEADGIVRVSEIEEIERLSKMLGVTAESAINLIAPQETIA
- a CDS encoding PAS domain S-box protein codes for the protein MVFEEDKVPRKLRSEAEDISRFRDYADADADWFWELDPNYRFAIVSMRREGRSSVREFDLLGKTPWEFADADPDSDHEWAAFVDRLQRRESFRDFRISLRQKSGGLVYWRLSGKPVLGADGMFFGYRGIATDETVDAIRRTQQETLAADYQLTLESMSEGVAYFDDRQRLSFTNPAFRNLLPLPSELFQVGTSYSNLIACLAPLISEDRRKASQIRRVLGHGLIDWHFQDGRKLGGEMRALPSGRYILVVNEVAEATGAGAQPKGGLFYDTLEVSKQAFITLVRGTVVFANQAAADTFGCSIGEMLGRKVWDFIHPDDRERLDHFNADKHNGMNAPESSKAQAIRADGENLCLEFFVYDGLWNGQQATQVFMQDRTAEQLAEQALIGSEQKYRNLIDGSIQGMFVHHDWEILYANDTAAQIFGYEVDDFIGRSVLDLVSPQERGVIADIRRRRLAGDQDVPERYEFSGVQANGSKVVVEIFSRLVEWEGHTAIQATLMDITRRREIEQNLITAKEAAEKADRSKTEFLGNMSHELRTPLNAIIGFSQLIRDKIMGDLNPHYVDYAGSIHASGMHLLEVVNDLLDVASIESGAMVLSEDDVELAVVIRSCERMLRTRVQKAELLISVDISEKGMSVRGDPRRLKQILINLVNNAIKFTRPGGHIIVRAYHNDIGEPVLEVEDSGIGISKEDQKIIFDAFIRVKSAFVSEREGTGLGLPLVHALTELHGGRITLESAIGKGTKIAVILPKERMLRTGFR
- a CDS encoding thioesterase family protein yields the protein MTHKSPHSATRSSFEQMSEHGFDLTRRETFSDFTPVTIRFSDQDSMGHVNNVSFGAYIEAARTMLVQGLLDQFDHPDLDFILARVVIDYLRELHYPGTVDVGARLIRIGTKSLTSGYGVFKGDVCVATSESVNVFYDMKSRSSVVPPLEVQEAVRRKIAG
- a CDS encoding peptidylprolyl isomerase, with product MDSDPCNSFADALRTPARNKDKTEFLDMESMMSDQIRASHILVSTDTRSKDDAKAESEALHKKISDGADFADIAREASDCPSGKSGGDLGQFGRGVMVPEFEQAAFDLEVGALSGLVETDFGYHLILRTE